The Argonema galeatum A003/A1 genome contains the following window.
ATCATTACATCTAGGAGAATAACGTCAGGCGCTTGGGTTAAGGCTAAAGCCAAGCCTTCGCTGCCTCCAGCAGCCGTTATTACCTCCCAGCCTCCCATAGTTTCGAGGGAAAATTGCGCTATTTCCCGGATATCTTCTTCATCATCAATAACTAAAATTCGCTTTGGTCTCATGTCGATTTTAGATTTTAGATTAATCAAAGCAGATTATGCGATCGCCTCCAGCTGCCTTAGCTCGATCGAGTGCTTTACGAGCATTGTGATATAGAGATTGTAAATCAGCACCATCATCGGGATACTGAACCACACCAGCACTAAAAGTTACTTCAATCTCTGTGCCTTCAGGTCGATCGAACTTTACTTTGCCCAGGGAATCTAGTAACTCCTCCAACCGTTTCGCGGCAGCTGGTTTAGTAATACCATACATCCCGATCGCAAACTCGTCACCACCCCAACGTGCCACCACATCTTCAGTGCGGAAACCTTGTAACAGAAGTTTCCCAAATTCGTGCAACACCACGTCCCCAACACCATCGCCATATTCTTCGTTGACTCGCTGAAAATAGTCAAAATCCAATACAGCAAAGCACAAGGGTTGCTTATAACGGGTAGACATACGCATAAACCGTTCCAAATCTTGCATTGACTTGTGCCGATTGACTACTCCAGTCAAAATGTCGGTTTCAGAAATATTTCGCAGCACCCGTACTCGCTGCAAGCGGTTGAAAATGCGAGTGACCAGTTCTGGCCCCGCAATTGGCTTCTGTACGTAGTCATCAGCCCCCACACCAAACACCCGCTGTATAGTTTCGGCATCCGTGTGGCTAGAAAGGAAAAGCACCGGCAAATAGTTCCACTTTGGGTCGTTACGTATGACTTTACACAGTTCAATACCATTCACATGAGGCATATCTATATCTAGAACCAGAAAATCCGGTGCTGTGGCTTCGAGTACTTCCCACAGCCGTCGCGAGTCTTCGAGGAGAATCAGCTTCAATCCCTCTGGCTGCAATAAAGTTTCTAGGGTGGTTAGGATCTCCGGGTCGTCATCCACAGCCATGACCTTAAAGTTAGCGCTGTGTCCCTGTTGTAGCACTTGGCTAACTGCTTTCATGACTAGGGCTGGTTCGATCGGTTTTCGCAAAAAGTAGCACCCGCCCATACGAGCGACTTCGATGCGATCGCTAAAAGTATCTCGGTATGTCAGGACTATAATGGGCACAGGTGGATTTTGCGCCGACAGTTCCCTCACCAGTATTAGTCCGTCCTCAGTAGGTGAGCCAGAGGAAAGATCAAGCAGCACCAAATCTGGCTCGGCGTTCTGGATAGTAACTTTGGCAGCAGACAAATTGCTCAGACTCTCTGCCTGCATTCCCCAATAAACAGCTTCCATAACTAACTGTTCCGCTAGCTCTTTATCATCTTCAACAATTAATATTTTGGGTTGCTTATTCTTTAATAATCGAGGTGTAGCAGAAGCTGATAAAGAGGCGGAAGGTTTTGTAGCTGAAGCTGTCTCTAGTTCCCGGCGCAATGCTGCAACCAGTTCAGAAAATAGCACAGATCTATTAGGAGAATTTACAATTGAAAATTTAAAATCATCACTTCTAAATTGATAACTTTCACCATACCCGATGCTCGATTCCCTATCTCCTATTTGCAATAATTCCTCTATTTTTCGCGCTAGAGATGAGCCTTCAGCGAAACCAAAAGTACCCAAAGAACCCGCTAATTTGTGAGCTTCACTTACTGCTTTCTGCCGTAATTCATCGTTAAAGGTTCCTGCAAGTAAAGCTGTGTTCGCTCGCTCTATAGCAGCAAATCGGTTAATAATCTTGTCTTTGAACTTTTCCCATATTCCTGCTACCGCAGACTGTATAGACGCTAATTCGGCAGATTTATTAAGGGTTTTACCTTCGAGTATTGGTAATTTGATATGGCTAATATTTGACTCTTGCCCGTCAAATGTAATTTTTTCGGATTCGACACTCTGATATTTGGCTTCGCCAACAAAACTCGGTTTCTCTTGCCTATTAATAATCTCTAAATTAACATTAGAAATTTCTTGTACTTTCTCTTCAATTTGCGCTTTTGAATTTGAAATTGGCAAACTCGTAGCGGGTGGTAAAGACAATCCGATACTTTCTGCCACAATGCCAGCTAGTTTTTCCCAGTCCAAAGGATGAAATAGAATTTGACCGATAAG
Protein-coding sequences here:
- a CDS encoding response regulator translates to MRILLVEDDEAMAAVVTDFLIKQHYVLDIAHDGEAGWGFIEAYTYDLIMLDVMLPKMDGMTLCRRIRSHGYRMPVLLLTARQTSTDKVMGLDVGADDYVVKPFDLKELVARIRALLRRGNSAVAPVLQWGNLHLDPSTCEVIYEDRILHLSPKEYSLLELFLRNSRRVFSRSAILEHLWSWEDAPAEDTVKAHIKGLRQKFKLVGVPADLIETVYGMGYRLKPLSSEVQEQNIPQILAAGLPNELILWLQKRLAKPIKTIPNSEKTFDELDRGNWSLLLIDQSAIDQSVAKLLEEAYGRLKEGKQSIIYCLDNNLSNNLPRKLIGQILFHPLDWEKLAGIVAESIGLSLPPATSLPISNSKAQIEEKVQEISNVNLEIINRQEKPSFVGEAKYQSVESEKITFDGQESNISHIKLPILEGKTLNKSAELASIQSAVAGIWEKFKDKIINRFAAIERANTALLAGTFNDELRQKAVSEAHKLAGSLGTFGFAEGSSLARKIEELLQIGDRESSIGYGESYQFRSDDFKFSIVNSPNRSVLFSELVAALRRELETASATKPSASLSASATPRLLKNKQPKILIVEDDKELAEQLVMEAVYWGMQAESLSNLSAAKVTIQNAEPDLVLLDLSSGSPTEDGLILVRELSAQNPPVPIIVLTYRDTFSDRIEVARMGGCYFLRKPIEPALVMKAVSQVLQQGHSANFKVMAVDDDPEILTTLETLLQPEGLKLILLEDSRRLWEVLEATAPDFLVLDIDMPHVNGIELCKVIRNDPKWNYLPVLFLSSHTDAETIQRVFGVGADDYVQKPIAGPELVTRIFNRLQRVRVLRNISETDILTGVVNRHKSMQDLERFMRMSTRYKQPLCFAVLDFDYFQRVNEEYGDGVGDVVLHEFGKLLLQGFRTEDVVARWGGDEFAIGMYGITKPAAAKRLEELLDSLGKVKFDRPEGTEIEVTFSAGVVQYPDDGADLQSLYHNARKALDRAKAAGGDRIICFD